A window from Thermoanaerobaculales bacterium encodes these proteins:
- a CDS encoding glycosyltransferase: MVAAVAPRFSLIVPAHNEEAFLPRLLDSVDVARARCRHGAGAVEVVVADDGSTDATAAIAAARGCRVVQLAARRIAVARNAGAAAAVGDVFCFVDADARIHPETFSAVDDMLGRGRIVAGATGVTLERWSVGLALTYALMVPWVWLLRMDTGVVFCRAADFRAIGGFDERRSFGEDVQFLVDLKRLGRQRGQRLGRARRAKAIASTRKFDRHGDWHYFPLFLRLIGPMLSSPATRNALVEDYWYRDR, translated from the coding sequence ATGGTGGCGGCTGTCGCTCCGCGCTTCTCGCTGATCGTGCCGGCCCACAACGAGGAGGCCTTCCTCCCCCGCCTCCTCGACTCGGTTGACGTCGCCCGCGCGCGCTGCCGCCACGGCGCCGGCGCGGTCGAGGTCGTCGTCGCCGACGACGGCTCCACCGACGCCACGGCGGCGATCGCTGCCGCACGCGGCTGCCGCGTCGTGCAGCTCGCCGCGCGCCGCATCGCCGTCGCCCGCAACGCCGGTGCCGCCGCCGCAGTGGGCGACGTCTTCTGCTTCGTCGACGCCGACGCGCGGATCCACCCGGAGACCTTCAGCGCGGTCGACGACATGCTCGGCAGGGGACGGATCGTCGCCGGCGCGACCGGCGTCACCCTCGAGCGCTGGTCGGTCGGCCTCGCCCTCACCTATGCCCTGATGGTGCCGTGGGTCTGGCTGCTGCGCATGGACACCGGGGTCGTGTTCTGCCGGGCCGCCGATTTCCGAGCGATCGGCGGTTTCGATGAGCGGCGGTCGTTCGGCGAGGACGTCCAGTTCCTTGTCGACCTGAAGCGCCTCGGCCGACAGCGCGGCCAGCGGCTCGGCCGGGCCCGCCGCGCCAAGGCCATCGCCTCGACCCGCAAGTTCGACCGCCACGGCGACTGGCACTACTTCCCGCTCTTCCTCAGGCTGATCGGCCCGATGCTGAGCTCTCCCGCCACCCGCAACGCCCTGGTCGAGGACTACTGGTACCGCGACCGCTGA
- a CDS encoding cupin domain-containing protein — protein MFNRYAGTPARELLPGVTLRTLAHGERTLLAEVRLARGAMIPEHRHPQEQTGYLVSGRLEFSVAGDCLIAEPGSSWSLPANIPHGASALEESVVVEVFSPVREDYLPR, from the coding sequence ATGTTCAACCGGTACGCCGGCACCCCGGCGCGCGAGCTGCTGCCCGGCGTGACGCTGCGGACGCTCGCGCACGGTGAGCGGACGCTGCTCGCCGAGGTGCGCTTGGCGCGCGGCGCGATGATTCCCGAGCACCGCCATCCCCAGGAGCAGACCGGTTACCTGGTCTCCGGAAGGCTCGAGTTCTCAGTCGCCGGCGACTGCCTCATCGCCGAGCCGGGCTCGTCGTGGAGCCTGCCCGCCAACATCCCGCACGGCGCCAGCGCCCTCGAGGAGAGCGTCGTCGTCGAGGTTTTCTCTCCGGTGCGTGAGGACTACCTTCCGCGGTGA
- a CDS encoding PaaI family thioesterase, which produces MSERREPVSDEIRRIFEQAPFIADLGVVLDRIAPGVCETSLRLERRHLQQDGFAHAGVQATLADHTAGAAAATLVGPNEYVLSVEFKINLLRPAHGDRLRCRATVLKPGPRIDVVESEVWADGHGESKLVAKATVTLAVLARSPRED; this is translated from the coding sequence ATGAGCGAGCGACGTGAGCCGGTCTCCGACGAGATCCGCAGGATCTTCGAGCAGGCGCCCTTCATCGCCGACCTCGGCGTGGTCCTGGACCGGATCGCTCCCGGGGTATGCGAGACCTCCTTGCGCCTGGAGCGGCGCCACCTCCAGCAGGACGGCTTCGCGCACGCCGGCGTGCAGGCGACCCTGGCTGACCACACCGCGGGCGCCGCCGCCGCGACGCTCGTCGGGCCGAACGAGTACGTGCTGTCGGTGGAGTTCAAGATCAACCTGCTGCGGCCCGCGCACGGCGACCGGCTGCGCTGCCGGGCCACGGTGCTGAAGCCCGGGCCGCGCATCGACGTCGTCGAGTCCGAGGTGTGGGCCGACGGCCACGGGGAGTCGAAGCTGGTGGCGAAGGCGACGGTGACGCTCGCGGTGCTCGCCCGCTCCCCGAGGGAGGACTGA
- the tsaA gene encoding tRNA (N6-threonylcarbamoyladenosine(37)-N6)-methyltransferase TrmO, which produces MKVVYRPIGTVRSPFSEPAGMPIQPSRGRGIRGTVELEAEYAEGLHDLDGFSHAVLLCHLHRSRGFALKVVPFLDDTPRGVFATRAPRRPNPIGMSVVRIVSVGESRVDFEGVDLIDGTPVLDIKPYVPELVDDEEVRLGWLEEARRRKAVSDRRFDSDGDG; this is translated from the coding sequence ATGAAGGTCGTCTACCGTCCGATTGGCACCGTGCGCAGCCCGTTCTCCGAGCCGGCGGGGATGCCGATTCAGCCGTCGCGGGGGCGCGGGATCCGCGGCACTGTGGAGCTGGAAGCGGAGTATGCGGAGGGGCTGCACGATCTCGACGGCTTTTCGCACGCGGTTCTGCTCTGCCATCTTCATCGATCGAGGGGGTTCGCGCTCAAGGTCGTGCCCTTCCTCGACGACACGCCGCGAGGGGTGTTCGCGACCCGCGCCCCGCGACGGCCCAACCCGATCGGCATGTCGGTGGTCCGCATCGTGTCGGTGGGGGAAAGCCGGGTCGACTTCGAAGGGGTGGACCTGATCGACGGCACTCCGGTGCTCGACATCAAGCCCTATGTGCCGGAGCTGGTCGATGACGAGGAGGTCCGCCTCGGCTGGCTGGAAGAGGCGCGCCGGCGCAAGGCCGTCTCCGACCGCCGGTTCGACTCTGACGGCGACGGCTGA
- a CDS encoding VOC family protein gives MIDHVILTVSDYASSRAFYLAALEPLGYEIVMEFGQGAGYGVAGKPDFWIHQGDPQRPPVHVAFSSGDRETVDRFWKAAVAAGGRDNGPPGLRTHYHPSYYGAFVLDPDGNNIEAVCHRPSPEGA, from the coding sequence ATGATCGACCACGTCATCCTCACGGTCTCCGACTATGCGAGCAGCAGGGCGTTCTACCTCGCGGCCCTCGAACCCCTCGGCTACGAGATCGTCATGGAGTTCGGGCAGGGCGCGGGCTACGGGGTCGCCGGCAAACCAGACTTCTGGATCCACCAGGGCGACCCGCAGCGACCGCCGGTCCACGTCGCCTTTTCGAGCGGCGACCGCGAAACGGTGGACCGCTTCTGGAAAGCGGCGGTGGCGGCCGGAGGACGCGACAACGGCCCTCCGGGCCTGCGGACGCACTACCATCCCAGCTACTACGGCGCGTTCGTGCTCGATCCGGACGGCAACAACATCGAGGCGGTCTGTCACCGTCCGTCGCCCGAGGGCGCGTGA
- a CDS encoding DJ-1/PfpI family protein: MKRVLLLLCDGVEILEAGALFDVLGWASAYGSEPVEVVPVGLQSEVVCCFGLRVVADRALGDVRADDFDALALPGGFVEHGFDECALSQPVAALIRRFDVLGRPIAAICTGGVAVAASGVLRGRRGTTYKLLGGGRRRQLASFGAEVVDSPVVTDGVITTSAGPSTAAEVALRLLEQLTGADNASHIRHLMGFDRDPANDNPASQEGA, from the coding sequence GTGAAGCGGGTCCTTCTCCTGCTCTGTGACGGAGTGGAGATCCTCGAGGCCGGGGCGCTGTTCGACGTGCTCGGCTGGGCGTCGGCGTACGGCAGCGAGCCCGTGGAGGTGGTCCCGGTCGGCCTGCAAAGCGAGGTCGTCTGCTGCTTCGGCCTCCGCGTCGTGGCCGACAGGGCCCTCGGCGACGTCCGCGCCGACGACTTCGACGCGCTCGCACTGCCGGGCGGCTTCGTCGAGCACGGCTTCGACGAGTGCGCGTTGAGCCAGCCCGTGGCGGCCCTGATCCGGCGCTTCGATGTGCTCGGTCGTCCGATCGCCGCGATCTGCACCGGCGGGGTGGCGGTCGCCGCGAGCGGCGTGCTTCGGGGACGGCGCGGCACGACGTACAAGCTGCTCGGCGGCGGCCGCCGGCGCCAGCTCGCCAGTTTCGGCGCCGAGGTCGTCGACAGCCCGGTCGTCACCGACGGCGTGATCACGACCTCGGCCGGGCCGTCCACTGCGGCCGAGGTCGCGCTGCGGCTGCTTGAGCAGCTCACCGGCGCCGACAACGCGTCCCACATCCGTCACCTGATGGGGTTCGACCGGGACCCTGCGAACGACAATCCGGCCAGCCAGGAGGGAGCATGA
- a CDS encoding SRPBCC family protein, producing the protein MKIEPPNKVSRSFTQTLCAPPEEVFPLLCPVREAEWVNGWRPSLVLTSSGGGEPGCIFVTPGVPQDSVWLMTEFDRERYRVEILKVIPGVVVGKIEVRLRPHGEGESQADIIYTYTALSDYGTAMLKEFTEPHFVSFMETWENELNHFLTTGTKLDLR; encoded by the coding sequence ATGAAGATCGAGCCGCCGAACAAGGTCAGTCGGAGCTTCACGCAGACCCTGTGCGCGCCGCCGGAAGAGGTGTTCCCGCTGCTGTGCCCGGTCCGCGAGGCAGAATGGGTGAACGGATGGCGGCCATCGCTGGTGCTGACCAGCTCCGGCGGCGGTGAGCCGGGATGCATCTTCGTCACGCCGGGCGTCCCGCAGGACTCGGTCTGGCTGATGACGGAGTTCGACCGTGAGCGCTACCGCGTCGAGATCCTGAAGGTCATCCCCGGAGTGGTGGTCGGCAAGATCGAGGTCAGGCTGCGCCCGCACGGCGAGGGCGAGTCGCAGGCCGACATCATCTACACCTACACCGCGCTCAGCGACTACGGGACCGCGATGCTCAAGGAGTTCACCGAGCCGCACTTCGTGTCCTTCATGGAGACCTGGGAGAACGAGCTCAATCACTTCCTGACCACCGGGACCAAGCTCGACCTGCGGTGA
- a CDS encoding class I SAM-dependent methyltransferase: MSAVAALILMLVAVVATCAVWRWASLPCPWWMVPLLENPYFQLVAGAELLMDRAGIGAGMRVLDAGCGPGRLTIPIAGRVGEAGRVVAIDRQPRMLRRLQTRIAGRGLANVEVVLGKLGDGLLPAEAFDVALLVTVLGEIPDKAAALVEIRSALRDGGVLSVTEVLPDPHYLSLARVRALAAEAGLHERQVFGGRVGYTVNLVRQGGG; this comes from the coding sequence GTGAGCGCTGTCGCAGCCCTGATCCTGATGCTCGTCGCGGTGGTGGCCACGTGCGCGGTCTGGCGGTGGGCGTCCCTGCCGTGCCCGTGGTGGATGGTGCCGCTGCTCGAGAACCCCTACTTCCAGCTGGTGGCAGGGGCCGAGCTGCTGATGGACCGGGCCGGGATCGGCGCCGGGATGCGAGTGCTCGACGCCGGTTGCGGCCCGGGCCGGCTGACCATCCCGATCGCCGGCCGGGTCGGCGAGGCCGGCCGGGTGGTGGCGATCGACCGCCAGCCGCGGATGCTGAGGCGCCTGCAGACGAGGATCGCCGGCCGCGGCCTGGCCAACGTCGAGGTCGTCCTCGGCAAACTCGGCGACGGCCTGCTCCCGGCCGAGGCCTTCGACGTCGCGCTGCTGGTCACGGTGCTCGGCGAGATCCCGGACAAGGCGGCTGCGCTGGTCGAGATCCGGAGCGCCCTTCGCGACGGCGGCGTGCTCTCGGTCACCGAGGTGCTGCCCGATCCCCACTATCTTTCACTGGCCCGGGTCCGCGCGCTGGCGGCCGAGGCAGGCCTGCACGAGCGGCAGGTGTTCGGGGGGCGGGTGGGGTACACCGTCAACCTGGTCCGCCAGGGCGGCGGGTGA
- a CDS encoding DUF6265 family protein, producing the protein MTARPSGAVLALILLAAATASAQAPAAENTKRLTAGATSPPATVADMAWLAGRWTGDGLGGQVEEIWSPPQVGAMMGMFRLVREETIVFYELMTLREENGSLVLRVKHFNPDLTGWEEKGETVDFPLVRVTADRFYFDGLTFHRHGNDAVTIYVAISAKDGAVREEAFRYTRVGGERRPAE; encoded by the coding sequence ATGACAGCTCGGCCCTCGGGTGCGGTGCTCGCACTCATTTTGCTGGCGGCGGCCACCGCCTCGGCTCAGGCACCGGCCGCCGAGAACACGAAACGGCTCACGGCGGGTGCAACCTCGCCGCCCGCGACCGTCGCCGACATGGCATGGCTTGCGGGACGCTGGACCGGCGACGGGCTGGGTGGGCAGGTCGAGGAGATCTGGAGCCCGCCGCAAGTCGGCGCGATGATGGGCATGTTCCGGTTGGTGCGCGAGGAGACGATCGTCTTCTACGAGCTCATGACGTTGAGGGAGGAGAACGGCAGCCTGGTGCTTCGTGTCAAGCACTTCAATCCCGACCTCACGGGCTGGGAGGAGAAGGGCGAGACCGTCGACTTCCCACTCGTCAGGGTCACTGCGGACCGGTTCTACTTCGACGGCCTGACTTTCCATCGGCACGGCAACGACGCCGTTACGATCTATGTGGCGATCTCGGCCAAGGACGGCGCCGTCCGCGAAGAGGCGTTCCGCTACACCCGCGTGGGGGGTGAGCGCCGCCCGGCTGAGTGA
- a CDS encoding vanadium-dependent haloperoxidase, translating to MICTNAHRAIVILLAALAATGGAKAWADVVTEWDATACAAVVNAKLNPAAATHVVAIVQTAAYEAANAVTGRYPASGLPVAAAPGASVEAAIAAASRVTLAELVPSQQAMVDAAYDAALARIVDGPAEAAGVAAGESAAAAVLAVHADDGCAARETYRPLTAPGVYVPTVIPAVPTWPQRKPWLMASADQLRPGPPPALASEVWARDYNEIKALGSKDSAFRTPAQTEVARFWEATQPSIYHGVVSSVATAPGREITQNARLLAAASQAADDALVAIFDAKYHYNFWRPVTAIRNGDVDGNPATERDPAWTPFIDTPMHPEYPCAHCVMSAAVGTVLEAEIGSGPMPTLTTTSPTANGSARSWTSIDDFVGEVANARIWDGVHFRNSTEVGAAMGRQVGKLAVARYMRRTD from the coding sequence ATGATCTGCACCAACGCTCACCGAGCGATCGTCATTCTCCTTGCTGCCCTCGCGGCAACCGGCGGTGCGAAGGCATGGGCCGACGTGGTGACCGAGTGGGATGCCACGGCCTGCGCCGCCGTCGTGAACGCGAAGCTCAACCCGGCGGCGGCGACCCACGTGGTGGCCATCGTCCAGACCGCGGCGTACGAGGCGGCGAATGCCGTCACCGGGCGCTACCCGGCCAGCGGGCTGCCGGTGGCGGCGGCGCCCGGGGCGTCGGTCGAGGCTGCCATCGCGGCGGCGTCCCGCGTCACGCTCGCCGAGCTCGTCCCGTCGCAGCAGGCGATGGTCGACGCCGCATACGACGCGGCGTTGGCGAGGATCGTCGACGGGCCAGCGGAAGCGGCGGGCGTCGCGGCGGGCGAGAGCGCCGCGGCAGCCGTGCTCGCGGTTCACGCCGACGACGGGTGCGCGGCGAGGGAGACCTATCGGCCGCTGACTGCACCGGGGGTCTACGTGCCGACGGTCATCCCCGCGGTCCCGACGTGGCCGCAGCGGAAGCCGTGGCTGATGGCGAGCGCGGATCAGCTGCGGCCCGGCCCGCCGCCCGCCCTTGCGAGCGAGGTGTGGGCGCGGGACTACAACGAGATCAAGGCGCTGGGCAGCAAGGACAGCGCCTTCCGGACGCCGGCGCAGACCGAGGTCGCTCGGTTCTGGGAGGCGACCCAGCCCTCGATCTACCACGGGGTCGTGAGCTCGGTCGCCACCGCCCCGGGACGGGAGATCACGCAGAACGCCCGTCTGCTCGCGGCCGCATCCCAGGCGGCAGACGATGCTCTGGTCGCGATCTTCGACGCCAAGTACCACTACAACTTCTGGCGGCCGGTCACCGCGATCCGCAACGGCGACGTCGACGGCAACCCCGCGACGGAGCGGGACCCCGCGTGGACACCCTTCATCGACACCCCCATGCACCCCGAGTACCCGTGCGCCCACTGCGTCATGTCCGCCGCGGTCGGCACCGTGCTCGAGGCGGAGATCGGGTCCGGCCCGATGCCGACGCTGACGACGACCAGCCCCACCGCCAACGGCTCGGCCCGGAGCTGGACCTCGATCGACGATTTCGTCGGCGAGGTCGCGAACGCCCGCATCTGGGACGGCGTGCACTTCCGCAACTCGACCGAGGTCGGTGCGGCCATGGGCCGGCAGGTCGGAAAGCTGGCGGTGGCGAGGTACATGCGGCGGACCGACTAG
- a CDS encoding MmcQ/YjbR family DNA-binding protein: MTLDELKRYLRSRTGSTEESPFGPEHLVYKVMGKIFAVVAWDEEPVTMSLKCDPEGVEVLRKVFRAVTPAPYFDKRHWNLVALDGSVPEPELLAMVDDSYELVVAGLTRARREELRLLTQVAPRSRTT, translated from the coding sequence ATGACGCTGGACGAGCTCAAACGCTACCTGCGATCCAGGACCGGGTCCACCGAGGAATCGCCGTTCGGCCCCGAGCACCTGGTGTACAAGGTGATGGGTAAGATCTTCGCGGTCGTCGCCTGGGACGAGGAGCCGGTGACGATGTCGCTGAAGTGCGATCCAGAAGGGGTGGAAGTGCTCCGGAAGGTGTTCCGTGCAGTGACCCCGGCACCCTACTTCGACAAGCGACACTGGAACTTGGTTGCACTCGACGGTTCGGTTCCCGAGCCCGAGCTGCTGGCGATGGTCGACGACTCCTACGAGTTGGTCGTCGCCGGGCTCACCCGCGCCCGACGCGAGGAGCTGCGCCTGCTGACCCAGGTCGCTCCGCGCTCACGCACGACGTAG
- a CDS encoding VIT family protein, with product MRKPHFERHFAERIGWLRAAVLGANDGIVSTASLVVGVAAADAARPAVLVAGVAGLVAGAMSMAAGEYVSVSSQADTEKADLERERRELETDAEFERKELAEIYVARGLEPSLAQEVAGQLMAHDALAAHARDELGLTETHTARPIQAAFASAVTFAAGATLPLLAVVVSRFSTVIPVVAGSSLVFLAIMGGVAARTGGARVSVGAGRVTLWGALAMAATAAVGAVFGSVPP from the coding sequence ATGCGAAAGCCCCACTTCGAGCGTCATTTTGCCGAGCGGATCGGCTGGCTGCGAGCGGCCGTTCTGGGCGCGAACGATGGCATCGTCTCGACCGCGAGCCTGGTCGTAGGGGTGGCGGCCGCCGACGCGGCGCGGCCGGCGGTGCTGGTTGCCGGGGTCGCAGGCCTGGTCGCCGGGGCGATGTCGATGGCTGCCGGCGAATATGTGTCGGTCAGCTCCCAGGCCGACACCGAGAAGGCCGACCTCGAACGCGAACGCAGGGAGCTCGAAACTGATGCCGAGTTTGAACGCAAGGAGCTCGCCGAGATCTACGTCGCGCGAGGCCTGGAGCCCTCGCTCGCGCAGGAAGTCGCCGGTCAACTGATGGCTCACGACGCCCTCGCCGCCCACGCTCGTGACGAGCTGGGGTTGACGGAGACTCACACTGCTCGCCCGATCCAGGCTGCATTCGCCTCCGCCGTGACGTTCGCGGCGGGTGCGACCCTGCCACTGCTGGCGGTCGTGGTCAGCCGCTTCTCGACCGTGATCCCGGTCGTGGCCGGAAGCTCGCTGGTGTTTCTGGCGATCATGGGCGGCGTGGCTGCCCGCACCGGGGGCGCCAGGGTCAGTGTCGGCGCCGGTCGCGTGACCCTGTGGGGTGCGCTTGCGATGGCGGCCACGGCGGCCGTCGGCGCGGTGTTCGGCAGCGTCCCGCCGTGA
- a CDS encoding magnesium transporter CorA family protein — MTEFSIEEGGIVQSTRGPGQVLVFVAPDDREKSILRDQFSLDDYDLSSTLDPDEVPRVEASGGRTFIIWKIPRSAKVSEAVELGVRPVSLALVGDRLAFVMNEGEISFSAREFRNCRSVRDVLLGFLLYTVRHYVGHLRVIKQMSSEIEKKITVSMENRHLLQMFALSESLVYYVDGVEGNGAVLAKLHSIATELGLGTRQHQLLEDVVLENGQAARQANIYSSILSGLMDARGTIVNNNMNVLLKNLTLINTVLLPLNLIASIGGMSEWSMMTRGLDWRVSYGLFILGMVAIGWLMWVIVTRFIDRNGGRRRAASA, encoded by the coding sequence ATGACCGAGTTCTCCATCGAAGAAGGGGGGATCGTCCAATCCACCCGGGGACCGGGCCAGGTCCTGGTCTTCGTCGCCCCCGATGATCGCGAGAAGTCGATCCTCCGGGATCAGTTCTCACTCGATGACTATGACCTGTCCTCCACTCTCGACCCGGATGAGGTCCCCCGAGTCGAGGCCTCGGGCGGGCGCACGTTCATCATCTGGAAGATCCCGAGGAGCGCGAAGGTCTCGGAAGCGGTCGAGCTCGGGGTGCGCCCGGTGAGTCTTGCCCTGGTGGGAGATCGGCTGGCGTTCGTGATGAATGAGGGCGAGATCTCCTTCTCCGCGAGGGAGTTTCGCAACTGCCGCAGCGTTCGAGACGTGCTGCTGGGATTTCTCCTGTACACCGTGCGTCACTACGTGGGGCACTTGAGAGTCATCAAGCAGATGAGCAGCGAGATCGAGAAGAAGATCACGGTGTCGATGGAGAACAGGCACCTGCTGCAGATGTTCGCCTTGAGCGAGAGCCTGGTCTACTACGTTGACGGGGTCGAGGGAAACGGCGCCGTGCTCGCGAAGCTCCACAGCATCGCGACCGAGCTCGGGCTCGGCACCCGGCAACACCAGCTTCTCGAGGACGTCGTCCTCGAGAATGGCCAGGCCGCCCGGCAGGCCAACATCTACAGCTCCATTCTCAGTGGCCTCATGGACGCCAGGGGGACCATCGTCAACAACAACATGAACGTGTTGCTGAAGAACCTGACCCTGATCAACACCGTGCTCCTGCCGTTGAACCTGATTGCGAGCATTGGAGGCATGTCCGAGTGGAGCATGATGACCCGCGGCCTCGACTGGAGAGTCTCGTACGGCCTGTTCATTCTCGGCATGGTGGCCATCGGCTGGCTGATGTGGGTCATCGTGACGCGGTTCATCGACCGCAATGGCGGCCGCCGTCGGGCGGCCTCGGCGTAG
- a CDS encoding magnesium transporter, translating into MTDHMQQPVMTVARTDFATLHQDLTVQQALDDIRSRGLGERIVYFYVADDSGALVGVVPTRRLLIAPLDQPLSEVMIRRVVTIPVEATVLEALEAFAIHRLLAFPVVDPDRHIVGVVDVSVFSDEVFDLTERERMSEVFESIGFRLSQVRDASPLRAFRFRFPWLAATIASGTLCALLVSAYEVTLAQALVLAFFLTLVLGLGESVSVQSMTVAIHALRSTRPTLRWYARALGRELGTAVLLGAACGVTVGVIAWLWRGTGLEALAIGGSLLMTISAASLFGLSVPTVLHAARLDPKIAAGPITLALADLCTILIYFSLATALLS; encoded by the coding sequence ATGACCGACCACATGCAGCAGCCGGTCATGACCGTCGCGCGCACGGACTTCGCGACGCTTCACCAGGATCTGACCGTTCAGCAGGCGCTCGACGACATCCGGTCGCGAGGCCTCGGCGAGCGGATCGTCTACTTCTACGTGGCGGACGACAGCGGCGCCCTGGTCGGCGTCGTCCCGACCCGGCGCCTGCTCATCGCGCCTCTCGACCAGCCCCTGTCCGAGGTCATGATCCGGCGGGTCGTGACGATCCCGGTGGAGGCGACGGTGCTCGAAGCCCTCGAGGCCTTCGCGATCCACCGGCTGCTGGCCTTCCCGGTCGTCGATCCCGACCGGCACATCGTCGGCGTGGTCGATGTCAGCGTGTTCTCGGACGAGGTCTTCGACCTGACCGAGCGGGAGCGGATGAGCGAGGTCTTCGAATCGATCGGCTTCCGCCTCTCCCAGGTCCGAGACGCCTCGCCGCTGCGCGCGTTCCGATTCCGCTTTCCCTGGCTCGCCGCCACCATCGCCAGCGGCACGCTGTGCGCGCTGCTGGTCAGCGCCTACGAGGTGACCCTGGCCCAGGCCCTCGTGCTCGCCTTCTTCCTGACCCTGGTGCTCGGGCTGGGCGAGAGCGTCAGCGTCCAGTCGATGACGGTGGCGATCCACGCCCTGCGGTCGACGCGGCCGACGCTTCGGTGGTACGCCAGGGCACTGGGTCGCGAGCTCGGCACTGCGGTTCTCCTCGGCGCGGCGTGCGGGGTGACGGTGGGCGTGATCGCCTGGCTGTGGCGCGGGACCGGGCTCGAGGCACTGGCCATCGGGGGCAGCCTGCTGATGACGATCTCTGCCGCCAGCCTGTTCGGGTTGAGCGTTCCGACGGTCCTGCACGCGGCGAGGCTCGATCCCAAGATCGCGGCCGGGCCGATCACCCTCGCCCTCGCCGACCTCTGCACGATCCTCATCTACTTCAGCCTGGCGACCGCCTTGCTGAGCTGA
- a CDS encoding DUF805 domain-containing protein, which produces MNWYLAVLKKYAEFKGRARRREYWNFVLFNIIISIVLMIVDRMVGTFSAERGFGVLGGLYALAVLIPGIAVGVRRLHDTNRSGWWLLIGLIPCIGLIVLIIFTVQDSQAGDNQYGPNPKTAPIPTGPGA; this is translated from the coding sequence ATGAACTGGTATCTGGCAGTCCTGAAGAAGTACGCGGAGTTCAAGGGACGGGCACGGCGCAGGGAGTACTGGAACTTCGTCCTGTTCAACATCATCATCAGCATCGTGCTCATGATCGTCGACCGGATGGTCGGCACCTTCAGCGCCGAGCGAGGCTTCGGAGTGCTGGGCGGGCTGTACGCGCTGGCCGTCCTCATCCCGGGGATCGCAGTGGGGGTGCGCCGGCTGCACGACACCAACCGCAGCGGCTGGTGGCTGCTGATCGGCCTGATCCCCTGCATCGGCCTGATCGTGCTGATCATCTTCACGGTGCAGGACAGCCAGGCTGGCGACAACCAGTACGGGCCGAACCCCAAGACCGCTCCCATCCCGACCGGCCCGGGCGCCTGA
- a CDS encoding cupin domain-containing protein, with product MKPINLAKLLSSFDTPWDPKIIAELNGQQVKLVKLEGEFVWHAHANADELFLVLTGLLEMQYRDHTVTVREGELVVVPRGVEHCPRAGVETHVLLFEPAGTLNTGDAGGDRTVADPELIQGAR from the coding sequence GTGAAGCCGATCAACCTCGCCAAGCTGCTATCGTCGTTTGACACTCCCTGGGATCCCAAGATCATCGCCGAGCTCAACGGGCAGCAGGTCAAGCTCGTGAAGCTCGAGGGCGAGTTCGTCTGGCACGCGCACGCCAACGCCGACGAGCTCTTTCTGGTCCTCACCGGGTTGCTCGAGATGCAGTACCGCGATCACACCGTGACCGTCCGCGAGGGTGAGCTGGTGGTCGTCCCGCGCGGCGTTGAACACTGCCCCCGCGCCGGCGTCGAGACCCACGTGCTGCTGTTCGAGCCGGCCGGGACCCTCAACACCGGCGACGCCGGCGGCGACCGCACCGTGGCCGATCCGGAGCTCATCCAAGGGGCCCGCTGA